One genomic region from Leptolyngbyaceae cyanobacterium JSC-12 encodes:
- a CDS encoding glycosyltransferase (IMG reference gene:2510096245~PFAM: Glycosyl transferases group 1), which translates to MVSLNSKLSSTNSTQKSAKASFVLSRSSSPKRQAIALISDHGDPAADVGKEEAGGQNVYVRQVGEYLAKLGWQVDMFTRKVRPEDPAIVQHSPYCRTIRLVAGPQEFIPRDQVFNYMPEFVSAFQKFQSKEGTNYPLVHTNYWMSAWVGLQLKEHSNIQLVHTYHSLGAVKYQTVPLRPAIADRRLAVEREILEKAQCIVATSPQEEEALRTLVSDKGCIEVIPCGTDIDNFHAMPKTEARATLGFALDDAIVLYVGRFDARKGIETLVRTCAKLKHGIEHQDHNSDGSPSSYSLNPDKLRLVIVGGSDPDQADGLERERIEKLVVELGIAENTKFVGRVGHDRLPLYYTAADVCVIPSHYEPFGLVAIEAMACGTPVIASAVGGLKFTVVPEETGLLVPPNDIDGFAHAIDRILSDELWARKLRRQAPIRVQQNFSWSSVAAQLSHLYRRLLAQSISHEMLFSQSQILPSPAVASAMTRAS; encoded by the coding sequence ATGGTTAGTCTGAATTCAAAGCTCAGTTCAACCAACTCAACTCAGAAGTCAGCAAAAGCGTCTTTTGTATTGTCCCGATCGAGCTCTCCTAAAAGGCAAGCGATCGCGCTGATTTCAGACCATGGTGACCCAGCAGCCGATGTTGGAAAGGAAGAAGCGGGAGGACAGAATGTTTATGTTCGCCAAGTAGGAGAGTATTTAGCAAAACTGGGCTGGCAGGTAGATATGTTCACCCGTAAAGTCCGCCCAGAAGACCCCGCGATTGTGCAACATTCGCCCTATTGCCGCACAATTCGCCTGGTAGCGGGTCCCCAAGAGTTTATTCCACGAGATCAGGTGTTTAACTACATGCCTGAATTTGTGAGTGCCTTCCAGAAATTCCAGTCTAAAGAAGGGACCAATTATCCGCTTGTGCATACAAATTACTGGATGTCTGCCTGGGTTGGACTTCAGCTTAAAGAGCACAGCAATATTCAACTGGTGCATACCTATCATTCCTTAGGGGCAGTGAAGTATCAGACAGTTCCCTTGCGTCCAGCGATCGCAGATAGGCGGTTAGCCGTTGAGCGAGAAATTCTGGAAAAAGCCCAGTGTATCGTTGCGACCAGTCCTCAGGAAGAAGAAGCACTGCGCACGTTGGTCTCCGATAAGGGATGTATTGAAGTCATTCCCTGCGGAACAGATATTGACAATTTCCATGCCATGCCTAAGACAGAAGCGAGAGCCACATTGGGCTTTGCTCTGGATGATGCGATCGTGCTTTATGTAGGGCGGTTTGATGCACGTAAGGGGATTGAAACGCTGGTAAGAACCTGTGCCAAGTTAAAACATGGGATTGAGCACCAGGATCACAATTCTGACGGCTCTCCCAGTAGTTACAGCTTAAATCCAGACAAATTGCGCCTGGTGATTGTCGGTGGCAGTGATCCAGATCAGGCTGACGGGCTGGAGCGTGAACGGATTGAAAAATTAGTGGTCGAATTGGGGATCGCAGAAAACACGAAGTTTGTAGGACGGGTGGGACATGATCGCTTGCCACTCTATTACACAGCGGCGGACGTGTGTGTGATTCCTAGTCACTATGAACCCTTTGGATTGGTGGCGATCGAAGCCATGGCGTGTGGAACTCCGGTCATTGCATCAGCAGTTGGTGGATTAAAGTTTACTGTGGTGCCGGAAGAAACTGGACTCCTCGTGCCACCCAATGACATAGATGGGTTTGCCCATGCAATTGATCGCATTTTGAGTGATGAATTGTGGGCACGGAAACTTAGACGGCAGGCTCCAATTCGGGTGCAGCAAAACTTTAGCTGGTCAAGTGTGGCAGCTCAATTGAGTCACTTATATCGGCGTTTGCTAGCACAGTCGATTTCGCACGAAATGCTGTTTAGCCAGAGCCAAATCCTGCCTTCACCTGCAGTTGCTAGCGCAATGACGAGGGCATCTTAA
- a CDS encoding transcriptional regulator/sugar kinase (IMG reference gene:2510096246~PFAM: ROK family) — MGIRTLAVDIGGSGIKVIVLSEDGNPLTERDRLETPQPATPDAVLDVVTKLAQGHEFDRVSVGFPGVVRAGITETAANLTSDWILFDLGSALIQRLGKPTRVINDADMQGLGAIAGNGVELVITLGTGFGSALFVNGRLVPNLEMGHHPFRKGETYEQQLGRAALDRIGKKRWNRRIPEAIATLHNLFNFDTLYIGGGNTKHINFDLPPKVKIVPNISGLLGGIALWNHD; from the coding sequence ATGGGAATACGTACACTTGCTGTTGATATTGGTGGCAGCGGAATTAAAGTGATTGTGTTAAGTGAGGATGGTAATCCGCTGACTGAGCGCGATCGCCTGGAGACACCGCAACCTGCAACCCCCGATGCCGTGCTGGATGTAGTCACAAAGCTCGCACAAGGGCATGAGTTTGACCGCGTTTCTGTTGGTTTTCCGGGAGTCGTGCGGGCTGGCATCACTGAAACAGCCGCAAACTTAACTTCAGACTGGATCTTGTTTGATTTAGGTTCGGCACTTATCCAACGGCTTGGAAAACCCACTCGTGTTATTAACGATGCGGATATGCAGGGCTTGGGTGCGATTGCAGGCAATGGGGTAGAGTTAGTAATTACGCTTGGTACAGGGTTTGGTTCTGCCCTATTTGTCAATGGGCGATTAGTCCCTAACCTGGAAATGGGGCATCATCCCTTTCGCAAAGGCGAAACCTACGAACAACAACTTGGACGCGCCGCCCTAGACCGAATTGGCAAGAAACGCTGGAATCGGCGTATTCCAGAGGCGATCGCCACCTTACACAACCTGTTTAACTTCGATACGCTCTACATCGGCGGTGGCAATACAAAACATATCAATTTTGACCTTCCCCCCAAGGTCAAGATTGTTCCGAATATCTCCGGTTTGCTGGGGGGAATTGCTCTTTGGAATCATGATTGA
- a CDS encoding hypothetical protein (IMG reference gene:2510096247), with protein MARKRLSDLLREEAQKPADPTSEAVATSSDEAVENGEDAIALAELHEALKKAQHHENELEQQVLSLKTDLKAQTTTAKKLQTQLQTVEQRNHQLETELAEVKQTALQLADVNSQLKQELEALKLAQKPKTSEATTKPMAASIKPAKSAPSLATKPLTQQEVLRRQADSLAHPIFPAAEKTPGQFSEQDLGWVD; from the coding sequence ATGGCTAGAAAACGTCTTTCGGATTTGTTGCGTGAGGAAGCTCAAAAACCTGCTGATCCGACATCTGAAGCGGTGGCGACTTCATCTGATGAGGCGGTGGAGAATGGAGAAGATGCGATCGCACTTGCAGAACTACACGAGGCGCTAAAAAAAGCTCAACACCACGAAAATGAGTTAGAGCAACAGGTTTTGAGCCTGAAAACAGACTTGAAGGCTCAAACAACGACGGCTAAGAAACTGCAAACCCAATTACAGACTGTCGAACAACGCAATCATCAGTTAGAAACCGAATTGGCTGAAGTCAAACAAACCGCACTGCAACTGGCTGATGTGAATTCCCAACTGAAGCAGGAACTAGAAGCCCTAAAACTTGCCCAAAAGCCCAAAACCTCAGAAGCAACTACTAAGCCTATGGCAGCTTCTATCAAACCCGCCAAATCTGCGCCATCCCTGGCAACCAAACCCCTGACTCAGCAGGAGGTTTTGCGTCGTCAAGCCGATTCCCTTGCCCATCCAATTTTTCCTGCTGCTGAGAAGACACCCGGTCAGTTTTCTGAGCAAGACTTGGGCTGGGTGGACTAA
- a CDS encoding ATPase involved in chromosome partitioning (IMG reference gene:2510096248~PFAM: CobQ/CobB/MinD/ParA nucleotide binding domain), whose translation MLNGKGGVGKTTTAVNLAATLAEHYRVLLVDADPQGSATWWVERSSAAIGFDLTQETNPTFLAKLREVDYDMVVVDTPPALNSEALAAVVPAADYVVLPTPPAPMDLTALIETVRSAVIPAKVPHRVLLTKVDPRSLAEALEAQNTLMELGIPACNAFIRSYKAHERAALDGMTIAQWRGKNAREAEADYRRAADEIQRDWRN comes from the coding sequence GTGCTTAATGGCAAAGGTGGAGTTGGTAAAACAACAACAGCGGTTAATCTCGCTGCAACCCTGGCAGAGCACTATCGAGTCCTGCTGGTAGATGCTGATCCTCAAGGTTCAGCAACTTGGTGGGTTGAACGCAGCAGTGCGGCGATCGGGTTTGATTTGACTCAGGAAACGAATCCAACCTTTCTGGCAAAACTGCGGGAGGTTGACTACGATATGGTCGTGGTGGATACGCCGCCTGCTCTTAATTCAGAAGCATTAGCAGCGGTTGTGCCTGCGGCTGATTATGTTGTGTTGCCAACGCCGCCTGCCCCGATGGATTTAACAGCGTTGATTGAAACAGTGCGATCAGCTGTGATCCCGGCAAAGGTGCCACATCGAGTGCTTTTAACGAAGGTTGATCCTCGCAGTTTAGCAGAAGCACTGGAAGCTCAGAATACATTAATGGAATTGGGGATCCCTGCCTGTAATGCCTTTATTCGCTCCTACAAAGCGCATGAACGGGCGGCTTTGGATGGGATGACGATTGCCCAGTGGCGTGGCAAAAATGCAAGAGAAGCAGAAGCAGACTATCGTCGTGCAGCCGATGAAATTCAGCGGGATTGGAGGAACTAA
- a CDS encoding hypothetical protein (IMG reference gene:2510096249) — MRNFKQVSILAIAPLSLLLTLANSFPTPTAQPPEMPSSKTASIVLNPAVSTQPVQLAQQSRVRRIRFAPGAISATIEDAVIRGTRDIYLVGASKGQTMIIKITSLENNAVFELKAPPNKAGQRRILDPETINWTGVLPQSGDYQVIVGGTRGNASYKLQVTIKLGSQTSPHLRFLSLTSNKNICRV; from the coding sequence ATGCGCAATTTTAAGCAGGTTTCAATTCTGGCGATCGCACCCCTATCGCTCCTTTTGACGCTAGCCAACTCCTTTCCTACTCCCACTGCCCAACCACCAGAGATGCCTTCCTCTAAGACGGCTTCTATCGTGTTAAACCCAGCCGTAAGCACGCAGCCTGTGCAGTTGGCGCAGCAGTCCAGAGTTCGTCGTATTCGCTTTGCTCCTGGTGCCATCTCCGCAACGATCGAAGACGCTGTCATCCGAGGCACTCGTGATATTTATCTGGTGGGCGCATCCAAAGGGCAAACCATGATCATCAAAATTACCTCCCTGGAAAACAATGCCGTCTTTGAACTCAAAGCCCCTCCTAATAAAGCAGGACAACGCCGTATTCTCGATCCAGAAACCATTAACTGGACAGGGGTTTTGCCCCAATCTGGCGATTATCAAGTGATTGTCGGTGGTACTCGGGGGAATGCCAGCTATAAGTTGCAGGTCACGATTAAGTTAGGAAGTCAGACGTCTCCTCATCTCCGATTCCTGTCTCTGACATCAAACAAAAATATTTGTAGGGTTTAG
- a CDS encoding glycogen/starch synthase, ADP-glucose type (IMG reference gene:2510096250~PFAM: Starch synthase catalytic domain; Glycosyl transferases group 1~TIGRFAM: glycogen/starch synthases, ADP-glucose type): MRILFVAAEAAPLAKVGGMADVVGALPKVLKKMGHDVRVFMPYYGFLSDKVRVPKEPIWQGSAMFQDFHIYETTLPNSDVPLYLFGHPVFEPRRIYYGEDEDWRFTLFANGAAEFIWNYGTWRPQIVHCNDWHTGMIPVWMHETPDIRTVFTIHNLAYQGPWRWRLEQITWCPWYMQGHNTMAAAVQFADRVTTVSPTYAKQIQTPAYGEQLEGLMSFISGKLSGILNGIDTESYNPATDKSLNRTFTAETLEERIANKVSLQEEVGLGVNSEVFLLGMVTRLVEQKGLDLVIQILDRFMAYSDAQMILLGTGERYYETQMWHLASRYPGRMSVYLLHNDILARRIYAGCDGFLMPSRFEPCGISQMLSMRYGCIPIVRRTGGLVDTVTHHDPMNHAGTGYCFDRYEPLDLYTCIVRAWEGFRYKHYWHELQQRAMAQDFSWKKSAIEYEKLYRDLLGPEADEPTPTSATESQSTDPTSKKPELVL, encoded by the coding sequence ATGCGAATCCTGTTTGTTGCTGCCGAAGCAGCTCCATTAGCAAAAGTCGGCGGCATGGCTGATGTTGTTGGGGCATTACCGAAAGTCTTAAAAAAGATGGGGCATGATGTTCGAGTATTCATGCCTTACTACGGCTTCCTATCAGACAAAGTCCGGGTTCCTAAAGAACCCATCTGGCAGGGTAGCGCGATGTTCCAGGATTTTCATATCTATGAAACCACCTTGCCCAATTCCGATGTTCCCTTATATCTATTTGGGCATCCTGTGTTTGAACCCCGTCGAATTTACTACGGCGAAGACGAAGATTGGCGGTTTACCCTGTTTGCCAATGGAGCAGCGGAGTTTATCTGGAATTACGGCACTTGGCGACCCCAGATTGTGCACTGCAACGACTGGCATACAGGAATGATTCCGGTTTGGATGCACGAAACTCCTGACATTCGTACAGTTTTCACCATTCACAACCTGGCGTATCAGGGACCATGGCGTTGGCGGTTAGAACAAATTACCTGGTGCCCCTGGTATATGCAAGGACACAACACCATGGCAGCAGCCGTTCAGTTTGCTGATCGCGTCACTACTGTATCTCCTACCTACGCCAAGCAAATTCAAACCCCTGCCTATGGGGAACAACTGGAAGGGTTGATGTCGTTCATTAGCGGTAAATTGTCGGGTATCCTGAATGGAATTGATACTGAATCCTACAATCCTGCAACCGACAAAAGTTTGAACCGCACGTTTACCGCTGAAACCCTGGAAGAGCGAATAGCAAATAAGGTGTCACTTCAGGAAGAAGTGGGTTTGGGAGTTAATTCTGAAGTTTTTCTATTGGGTATGGTAACCCGCTTAGTGGAACAGAAAGGGTTGGATCTGGTGATTCAGATTCTTGATCGCTTCATGGCATATTCCGATGCTCAAATGATTTTGTTGGGAACGGGTGAGCGCTACTATGAAACCCAAATGTGGCATTTAGCATCCCGCTATCCAGGGCGGATGTCGGTGTATTTACTGCACAATGATATTCTGGCACGGCGGATTTATGCTGGATGCGATGGGTTCTTGATGCCCTCTCGGTTTGAACCCTGTGGCATTAGCCAGATGCTGTCGATGCGCTATGGTTGTATCCCCATTGTACGACGGACGGGTGGTTTGGTAGATACTGTGACCCACCATGACCCAATGAACCACGCTGGAACAGGTTACTGTTTTGATCGCTACGAGCCACTGGATCTGTACACGTGTATTGTGCGCGCCTGGGAAGGATTCCGCTATAAACACTACTGGCATGAGTTGCAACAGCGGGCAATGGCACAGGACTTTAGCTGGAAAAAGTCTGCGATCGAGTATGAAAAACTGTATCGTGATCTGCTGGGACCAGAGGCGGACGAACCAACGCCGACTTCAGCAACCGAGTCCCAATCAACTGACCCAACCTCGAAAAAGCCAGAGTTAGTCTTGTAG
- a CDS encoding hydroxymethylbilane synthase (IMG reference gene:2510096252~PFAM: Porphobilinogen deaminase, C-terminal domain; Porphobilinogen deaminase, dipyromethane cofactor binding domain~TIGRFAM: porphobilinogen deaminase) produces MSLAASPSVSTSNRTIRIGSRKSQLALVQTYWVKGELQKAFPDRTFEVHTMSTQGDKILDVALAKIGDKGLFTKELEVGMLNGDIDFAVHSLKDLPTRLPEGLMLGCVTERENPADALVVHANHKDKQLETLPAGAVIGTSSLRRLAQLRHYFPHLSFKDVRGNLNTRLAKLDAGEYDALILAAAGLQRLDMADRIHQIIPAEISLHAVGQGALGIECRSDDSEILTLLKALNHPPTAYRCYAERAFLRELEGGCQVPIGVNTVLDGDSLTLTGIVASLDGKQLVKDTITGVAEEAEQLGTALAQRMRQQGAQAILDEILATVERS; encoded by the coding sequence ATGTCCCTAGCCGCATCGCCTTCCGTTTCCACCTCAAATCGCACCATCCGCATCGGCTCTCGTAAAAGTCAACTGGCGCTGGTGCAAACCTACTGGGTTAAAGGCGAGTTGCAGAAGGCTTTTCCTGATCGCACCTTTGAAGTTCACACCATGAGCACCCAGGGCGACAAAATTTTGGACGTAGCGCTGGCGAAAATCGGGGACAAAGGGCTGTTCACGAAAGAGTTAGAAGTGGGGATGTTGAATGGCGACATTGACTTTGCCGTGCATTCCCTCAAAGATTTACCGACTCGTTTGCCTGAAGGATTGATGCTGGGCTGCGTCACGGAGCGGGAAAATCCAGCCGATGCTCTCGTGGTTCATGCGAATCACAAAGATAAACAACTAGAAACCCTTCCAGCGGGAGCCGTGATTGGTACTTCTTCATTGCGGAGACTTGCCCAACTGCGGCATTATTTCCCCCACCTTAGCTTCAAAGATGTGCGGGGTAACCTCAACACTCGCCTGGCAAAACTGGATGCCGGTGAATACGATGCGTTGATTCTGGCAGCAGCAGGTTTGCAACGGCTAGATATGGCAGACCGGATTCACCAAATTATTCCAGCAGAAATTTCGCTCCATGCCGTGGGGCAGGGTGCGTTAGGAATCGAGTGCCGCAGCGATGATAGCGAAATTTTGACATTGCTGAAAGCGTTGAACCATCCACCTACGGCCTATCGCTGCTATGCTGAACGTGCTTTTTTGCGGGAGCTAGAAGGCGGCTGTCAGGTGCCCATTGGGGTCAATACTGTGTTGGATGGTGACTCCTTAACCCTGACAGGCATTGTCGCTAGCTTGGATGGTAAGCAACTGGTAAAAGACACCATTACTGGCGTTGCTGAAGAAGCAGAACAATTGGGAACAGCGCTGGCGCAACGAATGCGACAACAGGGTGCGCAAGCCATTCTGGATGAAATTTTGGCAACAGTTGAGCGTAGCTAG